The genomic DNA ATGCCTAACTAAACTTGAGCTGCCGCTAATGATTATTTTGGTAATTGATAATTCTCTCCATAAattgagtatttgtttggtccagaaaatgttgggcagtgtttttcaaaactggaaatgatgttctcaaatgtgttgttttgtccataaaccaaaattattcagtttgaatgatttcttttttgtatgGATTAAGGAAACTTCACTTTCAAACTTCAGATtcacaaagtcagaaaacatgttttaataatgaaaacccCCTCAAAAGAATGAATCGATTAACTCTGCTGCACTCATTAGATAATAAACAGGGAGGTTGATAgtctctgagtgtgtttgtttgtgtgtaagaaaGAGCAAGAGCTGCGTGGAAGGGAGATGCATTAACGTAACAATATTACACGTCAGTGTGGATTTTGTTGCCTGTTGCCCTGTGCTGTAATAATTAAGATAAAATGCATTTGTAGGACACTGTTGGAGCCAATGGAGGGACTGCTTCAGCTGATGTTAAAGTGGGACTCTTTCCAGAGAGGAGGCCGAGTGAACGGTGACACCAAGAAACCTCAGTGCTTTGAAGAACTGGAGCAAATACTGAGTATGAAGGTGAGTTTTTAATCAGCTGTTTCTTGGTTGGCAGATATTAATATATTTCTCTTGTAACTAAGCGATAGCTAATATTTTGTGAAAATCTTAACAGTTTAACTGTCATTACAAGGGCTGGAAatgatttataaaatataaccTGTATTAGTGATGGATATGAGACCTGGGTTTTCATGTCCATATTGAaactgttttcttctttctgacTGAAAGtggtttcttgtgtttttcttaacATCTACAAATGTTGCCTGTGCACCTGACTGAACATGGCGATGTAAGCATGCTATCTCAATTGCTTCCTTCACTGACAGtttttctcttctgtccctTCAGGTTGTCCACATCCTGAACATGACCACAGCTCAGGTTCACTCGTTCCAGTTGACTCCGGACGAGTCTCTCCACAGTCTGCAGAGGCGCATCGAGTCGGAGACCAAGATCGAAGTGGTGAACCAGGAGTTGCTGCAGGAGACCGGTGTGTCCCTGGACCCCAGGAAGCCTGCGGCACAGTGTGTCCTAGATGGAGTGGTAAGCTCACGATTGATCACTGTGGCACCTCCCTGTGGAATGCACACAGTAAGACTATGCTTATAATGTAGGACTGgacaaatgtttatgttttcaatACTTGATCTGCAGATGATGTTCAGGTGAAATAACAGGactaatgtatatatatttcacTTGTCACATATCCCAGACTGGAGGTGCTATATTctgttgtcctcccatcttatGCATCTCATGTCCTGTCCACTCTCCACTCCGCTAAGAGAGGCAAATGTGCCAAATGACCCAGTGACAGATGTTTCTACTCTATATGTGATGATGattcttcttctcttcactGTAGCGAGGGTGGGATAGCTACATCGTCTACCTGTTTGACAAGAGCATCACCAAGTATTCTGGTCCCTTCAGTGCGAGACAGCTACCTGACAAAGTCAATACTATCGGTGagggttttttattattattcatgttgcTGATGAGACTCAGATTAATAACATCCCTAGTGTCTTAATGGTGGCATTCTCCTCCATGTTGTTGAataccatacagtataattgtgATGTGGTATTAACTTTGTAGTCCAAGAGGCCAAGACCCAGCTGCCCCTGGTAGCATTGAAGAAGGTTTGGGGTGAAGCAGTGAGCTACATCTGTGGTCTGAAGGAGGACTACAGCAGACTCTTCCAAGGACAAAGGGCTGCGATGTGAGTCAGAAGTTCTACACTCTGTTTATGTGATGACAAAAGTCATGAAATGTATAGTATTTGTATTAAACTGCATGTTTCCAAATGATTTCATcttacaaatataaacaaactttCAACAACACTGAAATACTTGGATATATTCAGGTATCTTGGTTAAGAGTTTTTTAAAGTAAGGCTACACTGTGCTTGACTATGCCTCCAAAAGGCATCTTGGCCTGAACTTTTAATCAGACCAAGCCAAAGGGAAActcaaacatttagtttttatgATGTCAAAGTTAAGTATTTATGTGTTGATGTAGGACCTTGATAGTCCTCAATAGTTTTGGTGCTGCATGATTGTCTATTATTCTATCATCTCTCGTACATAGACGTGTAATTGTCTCTTTCCGCCTTGTCCAGGCTGAGCCTCCTGCGCTACAACACCAACCTGACCAGGTGTAAGAACAGCATGTTTGGGTTCTCGCAGCAGCTGAAAGCCAAGTTGGACTTTTTCAAAAGCAGCATCCAGTACGACCTGGAAAAATACAGCGATCAGATGCACTATGGCATATGTGAGTGTTTACTCGCCTCACTTTTGTCTGATGTTTCTAATGGAACTTATTAAGATCTGGATTTAGTGTGTTGACCTTCTGAGCACGGTACTTGTTCTgatgtgttgtctgtgtttgtgtgaagccTCTGAAAAGATGCTGAAAGCCTGGCAGGAGAATGAGGAAAGGGCTGCGGCTTTTGCACAGGTAATCCATGTTAACCAGTCAAAATACATGTGTACAACATTACAACAGCCTTGTCTGTACTAATCTATTTTGGAGCAGTCCTTTAATTCCTGTTTTGCCCTGCAGGTGGCAGAGGTGAGCCACTTAGATGATGAGATCATGGCTCTTCACTCTGAGATAGTGGAACTTCAGAGGAGTCCTTACGCCCGACGCCAAGGAGACAAGATGGAGCAGTTGTGAGTTTGAGCCTGTCACCAGGAGGTGGCGTGTTGGGTTTATTTTTGCTCTTGCTCTTATATACTGAGCTGTGTGTATTCAATTAGTGTAAATGTGGTGTGCAGTTTTTTTCATGGACAGTTCAGATGGCCATGAAACCAAATGTATGTATGATGCACTTAAGTGGGGACCAGAGTCGGCAAACATTGCTGCTCGTccatgtttgtacagaatatgaACGTAGACACTCTGATATTAAACGTCTCATCTAACAAACGTGTAGGGAAgtcacattttcactgttttaATCATAGcttaaagtcatactatatacaACAATGCTAACTATGGCTCCTGTGTTTTCAAGGGTTTGTTGTATATTAAACAACAATGTTTAGCCATTAAAGCTATAGCTACTGTGACTTCCATGAGGTAGATAGACAAGACAGGCTCCATTCTAATACTGTCTAAGACATGCTGCATCCGACAATAATCTGCTGTTCAAAAGACTTGAAAATGAATAGATGATTGATCTTATTGTCCATGattttttgtgatgtttgtaaTGAGCCTCGTAAATGATTTTAAATCACTCAAATGAATGCTATTGCAGGGAAGATAAGGCCATCGATCTATACAAGCAACTGAAGATGAAGTGCAAAAGTAAGACGCATTTTAATAAAATTATGGTGTCAAGTTATGAGATCAGAATAATACGAAATGTAAAGGCCTACATTTCCTccagcaaaaagaagaaatgtgttAAATGGTTCATATGTTGCATGTCTCCTAGTACCTGAGCCAGATGTGAGCAGTGACAGCTCAGAGATGGTGAAGGCCATCATTCAGACTGTCCAGAACCAAGACAAGGTCCTCAAAGATCTGTACACCCACCTCAGGTACACGCCCACAGGCTCTAATGtgttgtgtaattttttttattggcatTTCTTATTCATGCGTTCTCTGAAATGAAAACCCCTATTAATTCCGTGCCTCAACAAGTCACAGTGCCACCACTGTGTTTATGGTGTGTTGTGTTATGCATTTTGCCAACAGTAAAATCCTGATCAGCAAACAGAAGATCATTGACTTGTTTCCACGAATTGAGAAAACCCTGGAGAGTATTAAAGATGCAGACAACACCGTGATGCAGATGCAGATAAAGAGGCAGAGGGAGTTCTGGCACTTACTGAAGATCGCCTGTGTAAGTTACTGTTTGTCTGTCCCATTCTCATGTATGTGACCTCTCAGGAAGTGGAGGGAATGTTTAATGTTGGTAGATGTACAACCCCTTTGATAAGGAGCTTCACACAATCCCTGCTGTTAGAAGAATACAAGATGTTCTGAGGAGAAACATGCtctgtttattattatcatcactaaTACTAAGTATAACTAAGTGTTCTTCCCTCCTTCAGGCTCAAAACTCTTCACGGAGCTCGATAGCAGCCAGTCCCGAGTCGTCCAACCTGCTGCAGGTTTCCCAGTGGTCACAGTCTGCTCAACCTGTCAGCTCCCCGCATCCTTTAATCTCCTTACCTGGACCGAATGATAGGTAAGTGATCACATCCATTGTTATATTGAGTCCTGGTCAGTCTTCACATCTGTCCATTATGTTCACCTGAAGGTCTGAAACCATTACTGTGTCAAATTACAAACAGCAATATTCCACCTTTCAGATACAAGGATCATTTATTAGATCAGCcggtgtgtttgattttgttgatCACCGTTGTTTCCATTcctaaaaaaacatgaaaagaaatcCTTGTGGTTAACGCTGTGGTGTGCAACTTCAGTATAAACGTTATATTCAAACCATGTCAAGTGAGTTCACACTGTCTGTGTTTTCCCAGTGTAGTTGTTTTTGGATTTCGtgcctgtggagacacagagatgcattcattttacattacgtgtgactgactgtgttagTGAAGTGAGATGGCAACAAACTGTAGGTTAAGGAAGGTTACGTGAGGTTGTGAGATACTGAAAACACTTAAGGTGTGGGATAAGTCTGCAGCTTAGAGACACTAGCAGTGTTTTGACAGGAGTTGAACGctggagctttaaaaacatgtttatcaaCATTATTGTTTGGGattttgtattagtagtgttgTAGATGGTGAAattattaataaacaaaaaaaacactgtacatgtgataAGCGCTGCCATGTGATTGTCTCTAAAAGACCttgcgtgtgtgttttcctcttcaGTGACGCTGCTCCTCGGCTGCTGCAGGAGAACCAGAAGTACCTCAGTCAGCTGACAAGCCTGATGCAGGAGGCTGCTGACGATCAGGCCAAGAGCATAGCGGTGAGTTCACTGGTTTCAGTTTTTATAATGGTAGTTTCATAATCACACGGCCTTTAAAAGTTCTAAGTTAagagacaaaaaatgtgtttcattttccattacgTAACCTTCTCTGCATTTGAACTTATGGATGTTAATCACAAATGTATCCAATGCAATTTcaatattgtttaaaaagttaaaagtgtggTTGTCATCACACAGTTGAGACAAAAGGGTTGTTTTTCGActaaagctggggacacactgcAAGATTTTGCCTGAATTTACCCATGATTGGTTGGGGACAGTCGACATGGCGAGTTGGCAGAGTAATCTGTTCGTATGTGAGGGTAACTGACCCGAACTCAGTCGCAGTCATTCAGTCGGGTAGTGTGTACTGATTACCAACCCAACTGCAAGCACATGCTGCCAACAGCCACTGAAATAGAGTATATGGGACACAGGAAGTGGTGTCACGATATGAAGACGACAGGCAGTAGTGGGCATATCAAAACGGTGATGGTTTGTTTACCCTTTAAACTGTCGCTCTCGTAGACACGGTCGCTCTCACGAGAGTTTGTTGCGTTTAGTTGGTTTGACAAAATGATATAATCTGTGATCCCTCATCAGGCGCAGTCGCTAAATGTGTGATCCCCAGTCCAAAATCTGCTGACTCCAGTCGGACAGTGTGTTCTCCAAGTCTCTTCAAAATTGGTAAtgactgtgaaagttgtgtagtgtgtccccagctcaAGTGGAAAGAAGGATTTCTGAACACAAAAGCACCATTGGAGTGTAGCTGCTgctttccagtttttttttttttataaaaacacattccttTTTAattcttgtttgttgtttccaaCTATTGACATCGTCGTGTTTTCCTCATTCAAGGACCAAGACTGGAGCTGGACAAAGTACGATACTTTAACGACAAAATTAAAAAAGCGAAACGCGTAAGACCTGTTGCCGTCCTCCATTCCTGCTTGTGCTCCGAGTAACACTAAGGACTGTAAGCTGTTGACACAGCGGACGTTGTATAGTTGTACATGGACTTGGCTATTCTCTTAAAAAATGGTTCTCTTgatcttcttttaaaaaaaacaaaaaaaacaaacctaagtGAGTGCAGACATGCTCTGTGATGTCTGTCCACTCCCATCGACTCACATGGTGGAAGGTTCaatcagttgttgtttttttctatgagaaaacaaatgaagccgtgtctctctctctctctctcactctctctttactCCTTTTCCACACACTATTCATCAAATCTCATAAAACCTGATACTCGTTTATACTGTTGTTGCAAGAAACTGAGCAAAAATGTAGCACCGGATTTGAGGCTTTTGGGGTGGATTCATCACATGAGGAGAATGTTTGACAGAAACATGGGAACTAGCTCAGCGTCATGACATACAAGGGAAAGGCAGGAAGTggcggggggaggaggaggaggaggaggaagggcgGACGAGCGgccgtggaggaggaggaggaggaggaaattaCAGTCAAGCAAACAGCACTTTGATACTCCCGTGTGTCCTCTCAGCGAAGAGATGAAACGTTCTATGCTGCCGAAACAGTCAGAGAAATTACAGTCATGACGAGACACAAGCTGTCGCTCGTGATCAATTTCATATAATTTTACTGTAAACATTCTGGTATTTAGATTCTCTCTCtacatattgtttttgtttcaagttctttttaaaataatgttatatattaatatgtttGATGGATGCGGCTGGCCATTATGTTTATACAGTGTCTATAGTGTacatctgtttatgttttgaattataggttttttttgtgtgtgtctcatttaTGCACACATACTGTTTCACTGGAGAGTTAATGCTGCGTTCATGTCATATAGAGCGAAAACACTCGATTTAAATAGATAGAATTGGCAACTTGAACCATTTTTCcaatgataaataaaagtgaaaggCTCTGGTaagtttttacttttatttatttatttgtttgttgattgCAGCACTCAGAGTTTTGGGAAAGTAGGGACTTTTctggtctttttttgtttttgtttttatcaattatttaaaaaattatGTATTTGTTGGTTGAGCAATACAAGCATTGATGGATGGAAAAAGTGTTTTCCACTCAAAGTCAGCATTGCGTCGGAGGTGCTTCTACAATAAATATTCATgtcatcatttaaaatcatcctTTATGTTTAGTTCCATTTTTGTGCGGATTGTGTGGATGCATGAATGACATCACACACCCATCATTCAGGGGAGCTAAACACAAATTGAattgagtttttcttttcataattcATAATTCTAAAATAATTCTGTTCCAGAGCCACCTGTGACATATTTTCCAACCTTGTTCAATCCatccataattaaaaaaaatggatagaTATTCAGTTTACAATGACCTAAAACAGACCGTTTTAACAGAATGTTAtagaaaaaaacctgaaataatcGATCAATCATGTTTATCCAATATTTCTTTGTTGGACTTTTTGCTCTATTAATCTTCAAAGTAACTTAATTGGCAAATGTTTGATAGTTctgacttttaaataaataaatcttattCATTTCTTTGGGTTTTTGACTGTTGATCAGAAAAAAGACGTTTGTTGCAGTAGTACAAATGAACTGGCTGTGAAGCAAATGACGCACTAAGCAATCGCAAACGTGGGACTTCCTCTGTAACATGAACCCCATATGCCGTAAACGCAGCATTTTTCATGGTGGAGTGTTTGTTGGAGTTTggttttcatctttaaaaaaacgcTGTAGCACAGTTTTCATCTTCACACGCTGATCCACGGTGGCGTGACGTGACGTTGAATGAGTAGAGCCGAGATTCGCCAAGATATCAAAAAGATTGTCGGCCAGAGAGGAATGAAATTCTAAGTATGTATTTATGAAGTTGAAGTGCaatggagagaaaacaaaaaaatattttttatatttaagtcACTCGGATTAGTCGGTTTTCTTTGGATCCACCCGATGGTTGAGACTCGTCTctgaatgtttaatttttagaaatgtcattgtataaAAGATCCAGTGTTTGCCtggtaataaaaataaagactttgGCATgaatgctgctgtttgtgcttattTCTGGTTAATGGTCCAGATACCTTCACAATCGAGCGTGTAAATCCTGATTAAATGGAATAATAACATTTGTTGAAGGCCCAATTTCAGCTGTTTGATAGGATTAACCCCCCTATTCCCCAATGGTTTGGTccaatttcatgtttttcttgtgCCTATCACTCTCCAGATttataaataatacttatttaGGCTATTTTGATATTATCTTCcacctttttattgttttatgatgTAGTTATTTCTTTGACTTTAGAAGTTTCATTCAACAGTTATCTCATTTCTAATTAAGCCAAATATTGTTAAATTCCGAGTGTTCTTTGCCATGTTGGTAATTTTAACCGGTTTTCAAGTCATAAATAGTTAGTTAGGACTTAAATTGTGTATCATTGCCACTACCATTCTTGGTATTGCTGGTTGAACATAGAAAAACTACAGactattatttaaaacatgtgaACCTGCTGACGGCTCAAACACtgaaagacacattttcaaaggAGAGTAAGGGAGAAAGTACCAGGCATTAATCCAGGAATGACTCTCTAAAATCTTACTTTTtattgtccccccccccccaatgaaCAATGAAATGGGATTTTCACCACTGTGCACAACAATAGACATTTAAATCATCCGTTTCTACTATAAACACATGTCGCAACATTAGTCATCTGCATTTAACGAGACGGACAAACCAAAGAAATCTGCTTGTAAAATGTTGGCTTTAGGTCTTGTTCTGTTTTGCCTTTCGATATGACTTAGCTTTTTGTCTTATCTATTATCTATTAATAGTTCGTCAATGACTCTGCCTGTCCCTGCTCTTTGTAACGCTTACACTTGTATCGTCACTGTTTAAACTCGTGACCTTTTGTTGCGGGAGTTCACATATCATTTCCTAAAATGGCCGTGGACGTGTTGACTGTCGGGTCACCAGACCACGTGACCCGAGTGGTGTCTCGAGCTTGTGGTCTGTGCTAAATGCATTTAGAGACGGAGATCACATGGGTCCTCTTTTGTCCCgtccttctccagctcctcaTTGTCTCCCTGAAGACCAACCAGGATTTGTGACACGGAAGCTACACAAAGAAGTCCCACTGTGATGCATGCGTGTGATTGTCCATGTTGAATTGATCCTCGTCAGTAATTGTTTGTCGGCTACTGTCGGTCCTTCGTCGCAGAAGAACGTAAAAAACCATTGAAACACACGTCGTTCTGGTCTTTTGAAGCCGTTTCCCAACGCGGACGCCGACGGTTATGAGGAATACCAGAAATGTAGACAACCCTCGCTGTGAATAGAtgtttcacagatgttttggtTTTAAGACTCAACAGTATCTACTTATGTCTGGCCCTCAACACGGGCCTTAATGTGCACATGAGGAAGAAGCCGTTCAGTCATTGGCTGCGCAAACATTTTTAGAGGCATGTGTCATGACGGAGAACATTCTTTCTCATCCCTTCAATTATCTGGCGGTTctctgtggttttattttgagacCGCATGCAGGGGAAGGTCCTGACTCAAGGTCGGGGTATGCTGCAGTAAAGGATAGTTGTTGGTGATCCGTTGACACGTTTTCCGTTCATCCTTCTCTAACGCTCATCCTTCAGAGGACTTGGGTGGTAAGAGGCAAATGAAAGTTAAGGTTAAACCCGGGCAGAAGAGCATTTTACTCATGGagcaaagtacaaatacttgactttgttattttactccactacatttcctctaactattgttactaccaaataaaaccagaagaagaagagttggtaggggtctgtattcatatagagcttgtctagtcttgatgagctgctttacactacagttttcaccctttcaatgtggggttaagtgtcttgctcaagggcacacACAGACTAGCAGAGTCAGgaattgaactcacaaccttccagttgaatgacaactcgccctaccactgagctaccatggctcgatccttactcctcactttttaagtacattttatatcagaaaatgacttttgatatttaagtacagtaaatgttatatactttaagacttttacttaagcaATGTTCTAAagagtgacttcaacttctaccacagtcattttctggtgagatacttgttcttttactcaagtatctcttaggtactttatacaagactgctctTGACTGTCACATCTGTACTCTGTAAACTAGAAACAATGAGGTTCATTTGACTGAATGTACAGTGTTGACTCGACCAGTGTTGCTCATTCTTCAAACAGAGTGAACAATAGTGAGTCAGTGAGCTGATCAGACTGAGTCCATCTCCTCTTCCTTCCCTCTTATGACTCGACTTGTGTTTTCTGGTTCACATGAGGACGTTTAGGAAGTGATTcgctaccaaaaaaaaaaaggtcacgtAAGGTCAGttatacataaatgtataaCTGTCGACCTCTGGGACTTTGAcctatatttaaaatgaaggcaGTTAACGTTAAACCGTGAAATATGACTTATCGTGGTTTCATTGTTGTTTGAAAGGCTCGTGTTTTTCCTTTGATTCATTTCGGAAACTGCTGCACATTTTGTGTAAGGAAGGATTAAGTCATCACCTGTCACTTCATGTCCTGCAGAGCGAGTCGAGCAAACCGCTGACCTGTGGGCAACAAGTAGAGACAAGGTTTCACTGCAAGATAAACACTTTGTAAAGTGTTGATTTATGAGCTGCTGGTGAATCAGATCAGATCCCCCCCACCCCGCTCTGATCTACATTCCCTAAACCTCAACTTCCCCTTTGTTTAAGTGTGACTAAGGATGGACAGGTTTTTCCGTCATGAGACTTCTCAGAGACAGAAATGCTGCAGAAACATTTTTGGACCCCTTGTGTTTCGTTAGCGGTTCCTTGAAAACATCGTCCTTTTCCACGTCTCATTTTTagctgtttttgttgctgttgttggggtttttttttctggtctcCATCACCTCCTGGGGGGGAAATATCTGGCTCTTTAGCTGCTTAATGCTCCATTATGTTCCACCAGCTGCTTTCTCATTATCCACACTGCTGTTTGCAGAGGAGCAGGTAGTGTTTCCTCTGCGAAGAAAAAGGCTCCTGCTGTTCTCCTGGAAATGAGTTTGTGTGGgagaatgtgtgaaatgtggaGAAGATAATGTGTGAATTGTGTCATTAATAAGTTAAATAAAGTGACGCCGCATCCACAGCTCAAGTACATGTCATTCATTTCGCAATTCAAAACCGAATGTCTGATCGGATGAGGCCATTTTCTGGGGAATAGTGGAAAAAAagttccttttttgtttgtttttttcacaataacGTTGAGGTTGTTAAACtggaaagaacaaaaaaaaacattagcccAACAGGAAACCCTCCCAATGAGCTGCTGCTTCTCAGCCTCATTTCCTCTCCCACTTTTCATTGGAGACTTATAAATATGGATTAACTGTGAAgtgatggagatgatgatgtttgCCGGGAAGATTAGCAGATGGCTCGACGGGTGAATAAAAACAGACGCACCAGACTTCCTcgagaaaacctttttttattcacGCAGTTCACATAACAAACTCACAAACTGGACAAACTGGAATTTCTCTGGCGTGTTTCGCTTCAGACAACAACATCATAGTTTTGTCATAAAGTGCACAAAAGGCtttttgtaacaaaaaaaagaaacaaaactgtttttaatttcaAGTTCAATCAGTCATAAACCAAGTGTGCAAGTTTATCCCACATGACTGTTGCcctagaaagaaagaaaaagaaatcagtgcagtaaaaaataaaaacaacatgtaatTGCTCCTCGCGGCGGTGTCATACACCCCTCACTGGgggctgaaaacaaacaaagggagATGTAAATATTTGCAGCTGaaccacagaaacacaaatctctgtgtgtgtgtgtgtttaccgtTGACAGGTTTTCAAGTATAATGCATGGAAAGTTAACTTAAAGAGTGTAGATGGAGA from Solea solea chromosome 21, fSolSol10.1, whole genome shotgun sequence includes the following:
- the LOC131448650 gene encoding inhibitor of nuclear factor kappa-B kinase subunit alpha-like isoform X1, producing MEKPPFRQNQSCGDWELKERLGIGGFAHVYLYQHHETNEKLAVKMCRLELTPRNKDRWSREIQIMKKLNHINVVTARDVPEEMTHIALNDLPLLAMEYCSRGDLRKVLSKPENCCGLKESEVLSLLNDVGSGIQYLHENKIIHRDLKPENIVLQDINGKLVHKIIDLGYAKDLDQGSLCTSFVGTLQYLAPELFENKPYTVTVDYWSFGTMIFECSCGFRPFLHNLQPVQWASKVRNKGPKDIMAVEELNGEVRFSTHLPYPNNLSRTLLEPMEGLLQLMLKWDSFQRGGRVNGDTKKPQCFEELEQILSMKVVHILNMTTAQVHSFQLTPDESLHSLQRRIESETKIEVVNQELLQETGVSLDPRKPAAQCVLDGVRGWDSYIVYLFDKSITKYSGPFSARQLPDKVNTIVQEAKTQLPLVALKKVWGEAVSYICGLKEDYSRLFQGQRAAMLSLLRYNTNLTRCKNSMFGFSQQLKAKLDFFKSSIQYDLEKYSDQMHYGISSEKMLKAWQENEERAAAFAQVAEVSHLDDEIMALHSEIVELQRSPYARRQGDKMEQLEDKAIDLYKQLKMKCKIPEPDVSSDSSEMVKAIIQTVQNQDKVLKDLYTHLSKILISKQKIIDLFPRIEKTLESIKDADNTVMQMQIKRQREFWHLLKIACAQNSSRSSIAASPESSNLLQVSQWSQSAQPVSSPHPLISLPGPNDSDAAPRLLQENQKYLSQLTSLMQEAADDQAKSIADQDWSWTKYDTLTTKLKKRNA
- the LOC131448650 gene encoding inhibitor of nuclear factor kappa-B kinase subunit alpha-like isoform X2; translation: MEKPPFRQNQSCGDWELKERLGIGGFAHVYLYQHHETNEKLAVKMCRLELTPRNKDRWSREIQIMKKLNHINVVTARDVPEEMTHIALNDLPLLAMEYCSRGDLRKVLSKPENCCGLKESEVLSLLNDVGSGIQYLHENKIIHRDLKPENIVLQDINGKLVHKIIDLGYAKDLDQGSLCTSFVGTLQYLAPELFENKPYTVTVDYWSFGTMIFECSCGFRPFLHNLQPVQWASKVRNKGPKDIMAVEELNGEVRFSTHLPYPNNLSRTLLEPMEGLLQLMLKWDSFQRGGRVNGDTKKPQCFEELEQILSMKVVHILNMTTAQVHSFQLTPDESLHSLQRRIESETKIEVVNQELLQETGVSLDPRKPAAQCVLDGVRGWDSYIVYLFDKSITKYSGPFSARQLPDKVNTIVQEAKTQLPLVALKKVWGEAVSYICGLKEDYSRLFQGQRAAMLSLLRYNTNLTRCKNSMFGFSQQLKAKLDFFKSSIQYDLEKYSDQMHYGISSEKMLKAWQENEERAAAFAQVAEVSHLDDEIMALHSEIVELQRSPYARRQGDKMEQLEDKAIDLYKQLKMKCKIPEPDVSSDSSEMVKAIIQTVQNQDKVLKDLYTHLSKILISKQKIIDLFPRIEKTLESIKDADNTVMQMQIKRQREFWHLLKIACAQNSSRSSIAASPESSNLLQVSQWSQSAQPVSSPHPLISLPGPNDSDAAPRLLQENQKYLSQLTSLMQEAADDQAKSIAAQSLNV